GCAGGCAAAGCCATGCCTTCAGACCCTTCTCAATGGCCTGTTGGACGTGGAATCCGAAAATTGCCACATCGAAATGATCAGAATCGCCCATCGCTGCCAGAGCGCGGAAATCCTTGCCCGCCATCAGCAGATAGGTTTCCGCCTGGTCGGTGTCGCTCATAGAGGGGTATCCCTTCCCGAAGGGCATGGGTGATGATGTGGTTGGCGGAGTGTTGCCAGCGGTCCACCTCGTCCTGGCTGTAGAGCAGGATATCCTTGGGCATGGGGAAGGATGCCAACAGCTTGCGAATCTTCTGAAGTTCACGCCATCGGCTTCGTTCCTGAAACCCTTCGTCCACAACCACCAACAGGTCGATGTCCGAATCTTCGTTGGCGTCACCCCGCGCCAGGGAGCCGAACAGGATGATCCGCTCCGGGTGGACGGTTTCCACTATGGAAGCGCTCATGGCGGTCAGGTCGGCGTCGGTAATGGTCATGGGGCGCTGAAGTGTTGCAATGTGGCGCGTCTCTTGGCGAATGGAATACATTTTTCCATACCGGCGCATGAAGGGGATGTTCTCTCCTTCATCCCTTTTTTTCAATCTTGTTCCAACTGTCACGCAGAGAGACGCTGCGGTTGAAGACGGGATTTCCCGGTTGGGAGTCGTGGCGGTCGGGAGAAAAATATCCGAGGCGCTCAAATTGAAAATGCTGTCCCGGTAGCGCCCGGGCAAGACTTTCCTCGACGGGGCGCTCATCGAGAACCTGGAGCGAGTCGGGATTGATGTGGTCGAGGAAAGAACCGCCTCGCTTGGCGTCAATCGGTTGTGCCACCGTGAACAGGCGATCGTACAGGTTGATCCGCGCCTTGAAATGGCGCTCCGCCGAAACCCAGTGGATGACCCCTTTGACTTTTCGTCCTTCGGGCGCTTTGTTCATCGTATCCCGATCGACCTGGCATCTGAGCGCTTCGATCCGACCGCTGCGGGGATCCCTGATGATCTCCTGGCAACGGATGACGTAGGCATGGCGCAGCCGGACCTCGCCTCCGGGGATCAAACGTTTGTAACCCTTGGGGGGGGTTTCGTTGAAATCGTCCCGTTCGATGAACAGTTCCCGCGTCAAGGGGATGGTCCGGGTTCCCAGCGACTCGTTTTGTGGATGGTTGGCGAGTTTGATTTCTTCGAGGTGTCCCTCGGGAAGATTGTCCAGAATCACCCGCAGCGGGTCGAGGACTGCCATGGCCCGTGGGGCGTTGTGTTCCAGATCGTCGCGCAGGCAGTTTTCCAGGAGGGCCATTTCAACATGATTGGGGGCCTTGGTGATGCCGATCAGGCGGCAGAAATGGCGGATGGAGGCGGGCGTGTAGCCGCGTCGCCGCAATCCGGAGATGGTCGGCAGCCGGGGATCGTCCCATCCCGACACATGACCTCCCGAGACCAGGGTGGTGAGCATCCGCTTGCTCATGACGGTGAATTCCAGCTCCAGGCGGGAAAATTCAATCTGCCGCGGATGACAGGGAAGCTCTTCGGCCAGTTGATCGAGGATCCAGTCGTACAGGGGGCGGTGATCCTCGAATTCCAGGGTACACAGGGAATGGGTGATCCCCTCCAGGGCGTCCGAAATGCAATGGGTATAGTCGTAGGTCGGATAGATGCACCAACGGTCACCCGTCTGATGATGATGCGCCCGCCGGATCCGGTACAACGTGGGATCGCGCATGTTGATGTTGGCGGAGGACATGTCGATCTTCGCCCGCAGGGTGTGCGTTCCATCGGGGTATGCCCCGGCGCGCATCGCCCGGAACAGGGTCAGGTTTTCCTCGACCCCCCGGTCGCGATAGGGACTTTCCCGTCCCGGTTCGGTCAGGGTTCCGCGATGATCGCGCATTTCGTCGGCGGAAAGGCTACAGACATATGCCATCCCCTTGCGAATCAACACCTCGGCCAATTCATACAAACGCTCGAAATAATCGGACGCATAATACAGGTGGATCCCCCAGTCGAATCCCAGCCAGCGGACATCTTCCTGGATCGATTCGACATAGGCGATCTCTTCCTTCTCGGGATTGGTATCATCGAAGCGCAGATGACAGCGGCTACCGGGATATTGGAGGGCGATGCCAAAATTCAGACAAATCGATTTGGCATGGCCGATGTGCAGGGTGCCATTGGGCTCGGGAGGAAAACGGGTCACGACCTTCCCTTCGTTCGAATGGCGCTCCAGATCCTGTTCGATGATGGTACGGATGAAATCGGTCTGTTTTTTTTCGTCATTCGCGGACATTCAGGTACACCTTGAACGTTTGAAAGTTTGGGTTCCCGGTCAGGAAATGGTACGCTTCCAGGCAATATCTTGAAAATGAACCCTGAGGGTACATGGGTTTTCCCGGGACAAAGGCTTGTGTTTCATGGACACGGGCCCTCCGGTCCGCTTTGGACCGCGCCATCGAGAGAATACCGGTATCCTGTCATGGAGAATAGCAAGGGTAATGCCAGAGGAGAATGTCATGGCGCAACTTTTTGAATTTATTCCGGTGTTGATTTTCTTTTTGGTCTACCAATTTACCGATCTGGTGACCGCGACCATCGCCTTGATGGTCACCATGGCCATTCATGCGGCGGTGGAGTGGCGGATCAAGGGTAAACTTGAACGTTCCCGCTGGCTGGCCCTGGGCCTGGTTCTGTTGTTTGGCGGCGCGACCGTATTCACCAGGAATCCACTCTTTATCCAATGGAAACCGACCATTCTGCAATGGATTCTGGCCCTGGTGTTTCTGGGAAGTCATTTTGTCGGCGGGGGCAAGGTCGTGATCCGGCGTTTGTTGGAGGGAAAGGTGGCGCTTCCGGATGCGGCGTGGGTCCGTCTCAATCTGGGATGGGTCGTTTTTTTCTTTGTGACCGGGGGGCTCAATCTTTGGGTTGCCTGGACGTTTAGCGAGGAAATATGGGTCCGGTTCAAACTTTTTGGCTTGATGGGATTGACGCTGGTGTTCGTTCTTCTCCAGGCGGTGTACCTGGTCCGGCACGCCCGTCCTGGCGATGAAGGGCAATAGAACCATCATGTCCGGTCCTGGGGGTATCGGGTCATGGATGGCAATGACTGTCCTGGTGGTCGCCTTGGCCATTCCAGGCGGGGCGGAGGAGGTTGTCGGGGGCGGGCAGATTGGGGTGAACACCCGTTTTGCGACACAGGTTTCCAACCGTGTTTCCGACGTCGTGGATCACTCCTTTCCCTTTCTGACACGCCGGGTTCGCGATCTTGTCGCCGGCGGTCATCCCGAGGCGGCCATCCGTTTTCAGGAACGGCTGTACACGGGGTTGTCGCGGAGCGCGGGAAAGGATCATCCCCGTTCCTTGCGTGCCCTGGGTGATCTGGCCCGGCTGTGGGTTGCCGCGGGTCGTCTTCGGGAGGGGCGCGTTGTCTTCGAGCGGTTGGCACAAAATCTGGATCGGGTTTTGGGCCCGCACCATCTGGAAACGGCTCTGGCCCGTCTGGGTCATGCCCAGGTGATTCTCCACTGGCCCGAGCGGGCCGCGGAGGCCCTCGATCTCATCGGCATGGTGGAACCGGTATTGAATCAATTCCTGTGGCCCGATCATCCGCAACGGATCATGCTTCCGCGGCTTCGGGCCAGGGCGCTCGTGGCACTCGGGAGGAATGAGGAGGCGGAGCGTTTTCTTTCCGAGGCGCTCCAACAGGGCCGGTCTCTGTTTGGTCCGGACGATTCCAGGATCGTTCCGATTCTTGCCGAACGGGGAGCGATCCGGATCCGGATGGCGCGGTATCGCGATGCGGTCACCGATCTGGAACAGGCGCGTTCCATTTTGGGGCGGGGAGGGGCTTTGCTTTCCTTTGCGGAGCACTTCCAGGTCCTGGAGCGTCTTGCGGAAGGTTACCTGGCGCGCGATGACCTGGAACAGGCCTTGGAGATCCTGGAAGAAAAAGTGGCGCTTCTGGAAAGCGGGCCGGGAATCGGGGAGGATCTTCGCGCCAAATCGTTGACCGATCTGGGTATGGTCGAACTGGGGCAGGGGCGGTTGGCGCGGGCAGAGGTTCATTTACGGCAGGCGTTGGCTCTTGTGGACGTGTTCAAGGAACGTGATCATCCACAACGGGCCTTCATTCTGACCCATTTGGGTGATGTCTACTGGCGCCAGGGGAAAAAAAAGGATGCCGTGCGTTCCTTTGCCGCCGCCGAAGCCGCCGCCGCCTCTTTCTTTGCCCGGGATGCGGTGGGTCATGCCAATTGGCTTGCAAGCATGGCGATCATTCTGCATCAGGATGGAATTTTCGAACCCGCGAAGGGGATGTTTTCCCGATCGTTGCATCTTTTGGAGGGGGCCTTGGGTCGGGAGGATCCGGCGGTGGTGCGGGTTCGGCGATCCCTGGCGTTTCTTTCCAGTCGGGAGGAAGAAAAAGGGCCCCGGAATTCCTTGCGGACGCAAGCCGCGCCGGGTGGAAAGGAGAAGTTTGATTTCATTTTCGAGGAAAAGGGGGGCGTGTTGCATGGATTCCAGGATGGGGCGGGGGTGGTCGATCCGTTCTCCATGGACGGTAACTATTCGGTGATCGAGATGATTGAAAGAAAAAGGGATCCCCGCGAAAGCAGGAACCCCTTTTTCTTTCAATAATTTTGAACCGGAAGGGTCTGATTGGGTTACGGTTGCTCGGCCAGTCGCGCCAGGGCGTCGGCTTGAGCGCTTTGGGCCTGAAGCAGTGTACCCAGGGTTGCCGATTCCCGTTCCATTCCTTGCAGTCGCTCTTCCTTGAGGCGCACTTCTTTCTCAAGGACTTGGATCCCGGCGTTCAGTGTCTCGATCCGTTCCCGGAATCGCCCTTCCATCGCCATATCCTCGTCCGAATGACGTTCCATCCGTTCCTTGAGCCTTTTTTCCCGATCAAGGCTGTCCATCAGGTCTTCATGGGAAACGGTGGAAAAAATCATGAAACCCTCCGCGCGTCGTTCTTCCGTATGCAGTTGTTCCCGAGCGACCTGGGCATTTCGATTCCGTCGATCCTGGAAATTTTTCTCCTCCAGGATCAACCGTTCCCGTTCACGGAGCGAATTGTCAAGTGTCCGACGGGCGTTTTCCAACGCACCCCGGGCGGCATCGAGGCGAATCCGGTTGAGTTCCAATGTCCGATTCATTTGTTGGTGTCGTGAAGTTGCCGCTTCGATGGCGGCCTTGCCATGATTCCGGACCCATTCTTCGTGGATGATCCGGGCTGTTTCCTCGGCGGAATGGGCCGTGACCAGAAGTTTTTGGATTTGAAAAACGTATTGTTTCTGTCGCTCCCTGGCTTCCCGGTCCAGGACCGCCACTTCACGGGTGTATTTTTCCTCCTCGTTTATGGTCCGTACCCAATCTTCATGACTCATGGCGCCGGACCACCCCTCCTGGACAATCTGTCGAAGACGATCCGACTGCCGCCGCATGTCGCGGATCGTTTCCTGGTCTTCGATCCATCCTTGCTTTCGTTGGGCATCGAGTCTTCGCGCCTCTTCCATGGCCTCCGCGCCTTTCTTCAGGGCGCTGGCCATCGCCGCCTGGGGCGAGGGGGGCAGAGGGGATTCGAAGGCCAGCCGGGGAAAAACGGAGCCGTTTCCGTCCGCAATTTCCTGGGACGAAGGCCGTTCATTCGCGAAAATGTCGTGTACCAAAAGGATGGCGAGGAAAAAAAAGCAAACCAGGGATGCAGACGTTGCCTTGGGTTTTGTCTTCATGAGAATCCGTCCCGCCAGTCCGGAACCGGCAAAGGGTCGCAAGGGCCATGTGTCGAATTTTGTGAAATCTTGGATGAATTCATCAAGGTCTGCAATTTGAAAGCCAACGATGGAATTGCCTGTCGATCTGGACTGCGCAACGAAGATCCGCGGAAATGATCCAAGAACAGGCCTGTTTCTTGCTTACACTAATGCCATCGATCGGGAAGCGCGTCGTTTCGATCAAATTTTGACGGTTTTCGATCCTTCCAGGAACCAACATTTTTTTCAGGTGGTGGCGCATGAAAAGTCGAGTCGAATCCTTCACCCAGAGTGCATCCCTTTCTCCGGAACAGAAATTGTGGATTGCCGTCCTCGAAACGGCGGTCGAGGATGCCTTGACCCACAAGGATCCGGATGAAAAGGAGGCGGCCCGCAAATGGTTTCGCGAAGGAGGATCTCATTTCAGGTTTGTCTGTGATCTGGCCGATTTCGATCCCGAATATGTCCGCAAACAGGTGATGCGGCTGATCAACTGACCAGGGAGTGTATCGTGGGGGGATGTTTTGCGATGAAGCGACGGAAAAACCGGGAAAAGGTTTTCGGGGAATCCTCGCTACCGGTCATTTTCCCGGCATGAGGGTGAGCAAACATTGTTTTTCATGACAATTCATGCTCTCATCCTGCCGATCACGAGCGATTCCGGGTCTCGGCGCAAGTGCATGGGCTGGGTCAGGAGTTTGGACACTTCCAGTGAATAAAAGTAACGGTTTGATCAAACGCAATCTCAGGGAACTGGATCTGCTCATGCGGATCCTGGATATTGCCGTATTGCTTTTCTCCGGTCTTTTTTCCCTGTATTGGAGTTTCGGCAGCCTGTCGCATCCGCGGGAGACCGTGACCATCGGCCTGTTCGCGGTGTTGATCTGGCTGGTGGTGGCCAATGCCAACAACAATCTGTACCGTCAATGGCGCGGCACCAGCCTTTGGATCGAAATAGGCACCGTCAGCTGGGTGGTGGCGCTGGTCATCATGACCGTCGCCATGATCATCCGCGACCTGTTGGTCGTTTCCCGCCCCATTCCCGATTTGCTGTTTGGCAAATGGCTTTTTTTGTGCTGGTTCATGCTGATGGTTTATCGCGTCTCGTTGCGCCATTTTTTGCGCTGGATGCGACGCAAGGGGTACAATCACAGACATATCGTGATCGCCGGGGCGGGAGATCTGGGTCGGAAAGTGATCCGGGAACTCTCCCAGGCGACCTGGACCGGCCTCGATGTCGTCGCCTTTTTCGACGATTGTTATCCCGACAAGATACCACATCAGGTCGAAGGGATTCCTGTCGCCGGAACCTTGGATGATCTGAATTCCTTTGTCGAAAACAATTCAATCGATCAGGTTTGGATCGCCCTGCCGCTGCGGGCCGAACCGCGAATGAAAAAACTGATCCGCTCCCTGCGTCACAGCACCGTCGATATTCTCTTCATCCCCGACATCTTCACCTTCGATCTTCTGAACCATTCCATCACCCA
This sequence is a window from Magnetococcales bacterium. Protein-coding genes within it:
- a CDS encoding nucleotidyltransferase domain-containing protein is translated as MTITDADLTAMSASIVETVHPERIILFGSLARGDANEDSDIDLLVVVDEGFQERSRWRELQKIRKLLASFPMPKDILLYSQDEVDRWQHSANHIITHALREGIPLYERHRPGGNLSADGGQGFPRSGSDGRF
- a CDS encoding glutamine--tRNA ligase/YqeY domain fusion protein; this encodes MSANDEKKQTDFIRTIIEQDLERHSNEGKVVTRFPPEPNGTLHIGHAKSICLNFGIALQYPGSRCHLRFDDTNPEKEEIAYVESIQEDVRWLGFDWGIHLYYASDYFERLYELAEVLIRKGMAYVCSLSADEMRDHRGTLTEPGRESPYRDRGVEENLTLFRAMRAGAYPDGTHTLRAKIDMSSANINMRDPTLYRIRRAHHHQTGDRWCIYPTYDYTHCISDALEGITHSLCTLEFEDHRPLYDWILDQLAEELPCHPRQIEFSRLELEFTVMSKRMLTTLVSGGHVSGWDDPRLPTISGLRRRGYTPASIRHFCRLIGITKAPNHVEMALLENCLRDDLEHNAPRAMAVLDPLRVILDNLPEGHLEEIKLANHPQNESLGTRTIPLTRELFIERDDFNETPPKGYKRLIPGGEVRLRHAYVIRCQEIIRDPRSGRIEALRCQVDRDTMNKAPEGRKVKGVIHWVSAERHFKARINLYDRLFTVAQPIDAKRGGSFLDHINPDSLQVLDERPVEESLARALPGQHFQFERLGYFSPDRHDSQPGNPVFNRSVSLRDSWNKIEKKG
- a CDS encoding septation protein A; translated protein: MAQLFEFIPVLIFFLVYQFTDLVTATIALMVTMAIHAAVEWRIKGKLERSRWLALGLVLLFGGATVFTRNPLFIQWKPTILQWILALVFLGSHFVGGGKVVIRRLLEGKVALPDAAWVRLNLGWVVFFFVTGGLNLWVAWTFSEEIWVRFKLFGLMGLTLVFVLLQAVYLVRHARPGDEGQ
- a CDS encoding tetratricopeptide repeat protein, translating into MAMTVLVVALAIPGGAEEVVGGGQIGVNTRFATQVSNRVSDVVDHSFPFLTRRVRDLVAGGHPEAAIRFQERLYTGLSRSAGKDHPRSLRALGDLARLWVAAGRLREGRVVFERLAQNLDRVLGPHHLETALARLGHAQVILHWPERAAEALDLIGMVEPVLNQFLWPDHPQRIMLPRLRARALVALGRNEEAERFLSEALQQGRSLFGPDDSRIVPILAERGAIRIRMARYRDAVTDLEQARSILGRGGALLSFAEHFQVLERLAEGYLARDDLEQALEILEEKVALLESGPGIGEDLRAKSLTDLGMVELGQGRLARAEVHLRQALALVDVFKERDHPQRAFILTHLGDVYWRQGKKKDAVRSFAAAEAAAASFFARDAVGHANWLASMAIILHQDGIFEPAKGMFSRSLHLLEGALGREDPAVVRVRRSLAFLSSREEEKGPRNSLRTQAAPGGKEKFDFIFEEKGGVLHGFQDGAGVVDPFSMDGNYSVIEMIERKRDPRESRNPFFFQ
- a CDS encoding undecaprenyl-phosphate glucose phosphotransferase; its protein translation is MRILDIAVLLFSGLFSLYWSFGSLSHPRETVTIGLFAVLIWLVVANANNNLYRQWRGTSLWIEIGTVSWVVALVIMTVAMIIRDLLVVSRPIPDLLFGKWLFLCWFMLMVYRVSLRHFLRWMRRKGYNHRHIVIAGAGDLGRKVIRELSQATWTGLDVVAFFDDCYPDKIPHQVEGIPVAGTLDDLNSFVENNSIDQVWIALPLRAEPRMKKLIRSLRHSTVDILFIPDIFTFDLLNHSITQISGIPVMNLSVTPMVGLNRKIKAVEDRVIAFLILLLCLPLMLLIALKVKSSSPGPIIFRQIRHGWDGRKVEVWKFRTMYLHQEPKGQVIQATRNDSRVTPIGHFLRRTSLDELPQFINVLQGTMSIVGPRPHAVEHNILYRDEIDQYMKRHIVKPGITGWAQVNGFRGETDTIEKMQRRVEFDLYYISNWSLLFDIRIILLTVVRLFFSKNAY